The window TTCCAGAGGATCATTATATACATTACTGAACACCTTTATacaattattgtatttaatttataaaGGCTAAACATAACATGCTGTATATGAGTCCATATACagtaattttcataattttgactTTGTACGCCACcaaaatgaatttgaaatgaaacaactgagatgcaatggAAATGCAgaatttcagctttaattcaaggggttgaacaaaaatattgtatgattGTTTAGgtattgcaaccattttcatacacagcccCCTAATTTCAGGTacattggacaaatgaacacaataataaataaaatattcatttttaatactttgttgagaatcctttgcaggcttTTTTCTTCCTGTCATTCTGGTAGagtttgatcttagtttcatctgtccaaaggatGCTTTTTCAGAACTAaactggcttttttagatgtttttgacATCTAAATCtgacctttctattcttgaggcttatgaatggtttccactttgtggtgaaccctctgtatttgctcttgtgaagtcttctcttcatggtagacttggataatgatatgcctacctcctggagagtgttctttacTTGGCTGGCTGTTGTGAAGTGGTTTATCTTTACTATGGAAAgtatcctatgatcatccaccacttttgtcttctgtggacgtccctgcctttttgtgttgcagaacaCACCagtgcgtttttttttttgctcaggatgtaccaaactgttgatttggccactcttgatgttcctgctatctctctgatggattttttttgcagcctaaggacggcctgtttcacttgcattgaggaCTCTTTTGACCACACATTATGTGTGTTCGCAGCAACAGCTTCctaatgcgaatgccacacctggaatcaactccagaccttttacctgcttcactgatgaagaaataacaaaggaatagtccacacctgttcatgaaacagcttttggtcctttgaaaaagagggggctacatattaaagagctgtaattcctaaaccctttctccaatttggatgtgaataccctaaaAATAAAGCTTAGAagctgcactttaagcccatattcattatttaactgtaacttgaatatattttggtaaacagccaaaataacaaaacttgtgtcagtgtcaaattatatccggacctaactgtatataatgATGAAGTGGTATGTGTAAGTGCAAAAAACACGAAAACAAGAAACAAGAAAGCAACAGCATGTTTATTCATGCTCTACCACCACTGTGGCTCTATGACCAGAGGAAAATGAAGGAGTATATATAAGAGGCATATCAGGACATAAGTCCAGAGGTTATATTTGATTGTAAAATGTGCAGCATGAGATGGAAGCATCAACAGCTCTCACCTCTTGGCCTGAAGTTCATGTGGGTACTAGATGTTGTGGTTGTGGATCTCACAGCGGCCTGCTAGGGCAGTCAGTCCTCTGTATCCGGCTGGCTGGACCCAGGGAATCCTAACAAAGGTTTTTAAGTGAGAATATGATTTGTAAGCAATTACTGAGCaacatgtgcttgtgtgtttgaatgGAAATCTATCTTTTCCATTTCCAACTCCTACTGAATGAAAAGAGTAGAAGCAGCTCTCTCATCCAGTGGTTTGAGAAGTGGAAGAGGCTAGAGAGGAATGCAAGGCGTatgtacagtcatggccaaaagtgttggcacccctgacatttctccagaaaatcaagtatttctcacagaaaagtattgcattaacacgTTTTGccatacacatgtttattccctttgtgtgtattggaacaaaacaaaagaaagaagaaaaaaaagcaaagtggacataattgcaaacaaaaccccaaaaatgggctggacaaaattattgacacccttaacttaatatttggtagcacaccatttggaaaaaataactgaaatcaatCGCTTCCTATAACCATCAATAAGCTTCTTACACCTCTCACCTGGAATTTTGGACCACTCTTCctttgcaaactgctccaggtctCTCATATTGGAAGGGCGCCTTTtcccaacagcaattttaagatctctccacaggtgttcaatgggatttagatctggactcattgctggccacttcagaattCTCCAGCACTTTGTTGCCATCCATTTCTGTGTGCTATTcgaagtatgtttggggtcaatgtcctgctggaagacccacgaTCTCGGACGCAAACCCAGCTTTTTGACACTGGGCCCTACATTCCGACCATAAATCCTTTAGTAATCCTCAGATTTCATGATGCCTTGCACACAGTcaaggcacccagtgccagaggcagcaaaacaaccccaaaacatctttgaaCCTCCACCATATTCGACTGTAggtactgattttttttttattccgtaaacagtagaatgatgtgctttaccaaaaagctctatcttggtctcatctgtccacaagacgttttcccagaaggattttggcttacacaagtacattttggcaaactgtagtcttgctttttttatgtctctgtgtcagcagtggggtcctcctgggtctcctgccatagcgtttcatttcattcaaatgtcgaCGGATAGTTCGTGCTGACACTGATGCACCCTGAGCCTGCAGGACcgcttgaatttctttggaacttgtttggggctgcttATCCACCATCCGGACTATCCTGCGTTGCAACCTTCCCTCAATATCTCTCTTCCGTCCACGTCCAGGGAGATTAGCTACCGTGCCATGGGTTGCAAACTTCTTGATAATGCTGCGCACTGTGGACAAAGGAACATCTGgatctctggagatggacttgtaaccttgatattgttgatattttaccacaattttggttctcaagtcctcagacagttctcttctcctctttcggttgtccatgcttagtgtggtacacacagacacacaatgcacagactaagtcaacttctctgctttttatctgctttcaggtgtgatttttatattgcTCAAACCTGTTACTTGCCCCAGGTGAGTTTTAAGGAGCATCACTTGCTTGAAACAATCTTATTTATCCACAATTTCGAAAGGGTGCCAATAACTTTGTCCAGCCCATGTTgggggttttgtgtgcaattatgtccatttagctttttttccttctttcttttgttttgttccaatacacacaaagggaataaacatgtgtagcaaaacatgtgttaatgcaatacttttctgtgagaaatacttgaaaaacttttggccatgactgtaacTCAGAATCTCCTGTGGTGTCAACCAGAATTCTGCCTGCTTCCaatcctcttttattttacagttcacAGAACCCCCAGCAGATGGTGACaaaagtgtttatttcagtacACACCAGGGTTGAGAACAGTTCCATTTCAATTCAAGTCATTTCAGGAAGCACATTGAAAACCTAATTTCAATTCTTTGAAATGCTTTACAATGAGGATTTGGTTTACTTTCTGAATTGACTGGAAATTAATTGGAATGAAATGCCACCCAGCTGAAAACCTCTTGAGTAACCAGGATTTTCCCTCAACAGCGCAGAGCTGGACTGAAATGCATGGGTGAGGGAGACCACGTCAAACTTCCTCTGGCATGGACAGAGCTGCTTTTACTTGGATTGTGCCCTGgaaaaattcaaaatggttgGTTGTTAACGACAGGTCTTATTGGGCCTGTTACAAACCTAATGTGAATAACTGGTGTTTTTCACACTGCTTGTGTTGTAATGATTTGGCCCTGAGTTCTTTCAGACCATGTGACCTGACGTAGATATATACACTCGGGCCACATACTAGAATTATAACTACAACGTTTTAGTCAAGTCACATCGTCTGAAGAGGCTCTTAGTTGTTGTATTTAATATGAATAATATGCTTATGTCATAGCTATACGACTTGGTATTTGACAAAATCAAGTCTAACACTGTGTTTCCTCTTTAGATGCTTTGGATTCCCTTCTGATGTCATTGGACCATGCTCCGGTGCATGCCGATCAGATACCTGTCCTCTTCTATCTGGTGGAGTCAGTCTTGTACTGGGTTTGTACTGATACGTCTCAGAAGCCCTATTTGTACACCTGCGAAGTGAAGATACTCAAGGTATAGTGGACAGATCTAGGTACCTGTTTAGTACTTTCTCTGAGTGGAAAAAATATCTAATGTAAAAAGTTAAAACAAGAGCCATACTTGTAAAATGGGCAATAACATGAATTGTATTGTGTTTAGTTCAACTTTACAACTATGTGCTTCTCTTTTAGCTGGGATATTTGGTTATCCTGAGACTATTTCTATTTCACATCTCTGGAAACCTGAGCGGCTACCAAAAAAGCAAATCCCACCTTTGCCATTTTTTAAAAGGTATTGTACTAGACTGATAACACAGTGATTCATTCTACTTTCCCTTGTctaattatttttctcatttaagTGGCACCCTGCACCCAAGTAATTGGCCTCAAGTTGACCTCAATTTCTACCAACTTAGAAGAGACATGTGTTTAAAGTGTTAATCAGCAGTTGTGGTAAAAGGCTGACTGATGGGCTTGGAGAAATGGAACCGTGTACTCTCAATTCCAACACAGTGGATTCAAGGACTGACCATCCCCAATATCAAAAATATAGTTTTAACCACGTCTCCAGGCAATTCCATTTagctgtatttatttaatttacaaacaTTTGTGGCTACAGTTGAACTATAAGCTTATGGGGCATTTAAAAGTGGTGTTCTTCAACAGAAAAATGGGTACATTATCATGAATGTACCAGTCCAAATATGAATGTAGTAACAGAAATtatgtctttgtttgtgtgtgtttgtgtgcatggtCATGCAACTAATAtctgtaatgttgttttcttttttagctCTCTGCCAGTGTGAATCAATCTACGAACCGCATCCAAACATCTTGCACTCTGTGCACTTTATTTTACGTGCAGGGGAGATAATTTGTGGACCAGGATGTTTTGAAAAAGATTCAGCCCCGGTAAGAGAATCAGTGAGAGTTCCACAACAATTCTACCAAACTTGCTAATGGACTTGTTTTGATCCTTTGGTCAGATAGTAAAATCATGGCTCAGTGCCATCAAGGTCATGGGTTTTAGCATGCTTTTCAAAACCATTTATTTATCCCCTATAAAGTACATTTAGGTTGAAATCTTATTTATTTggtttaaaatatgtataagATTAACTAAAATGAACATCAGAAAAGTGTGTTCCAGTTCACTCACTTTTTTTGCATGGTGCCATATTAAGACATAACCTATTTTGAGCCCAGTTTCGACCTGGTTTTAACATGCATCTCTTTGTCTTATCGTTCCACATTCTGATTTTGCCTACATTGGTTGACAGCTGTAGACCATTAAAAGATAAATTGAGTTGATTATCTTCCTGTCCACCTCCAGAGGGAGtcgaagacacacacatatgtatccTTCAAGTGTAAATGAGTCCTCAAAACAGAAGCACGAACGTTTCGACTATGTCATATGTTGTCTCctgtgctttaaaaaaaatatttttggccaCCTATCATGAACTTCTTCCTTTGAGGGCCGCTTGcgttttattacattattacacGTTCAACTACTCTAACAACACACTGAATAGTTTTAACATAGTAGAAACATGGTCTATAAAGCAATTTCATTCTCTGTTTTTGAACACATATTGTAAACAATTAGATGATAAATAAAGAATAGGCCTTTAGTCTATTCCCATGATGTTAGTAAACACACCTACATTGATATTCATATGTAGAATGTAGGTTTCTAGTGTCTCACATGCATCTGAATCGTATTGGAGTGCTGAACTGGCTTGTTCTTATTAACAGCAATAAGCGCCCTGCAATTCCTCCAGAAATTAGTGTGGCCTTCATCAGAAACCAAGTGTCTCCTAATGGCACGGTGGTCGGATTCCAAACGAAAATAAAAAATCTTGTATAGCAAACCATATTATATACACACTGCTTTAGCCATTCAGCGCCACAGGTTCTCTCCCAGGAAGCTCCTCCTATCCCCTTAGAGACAGCACTCAGAGTATTAACTGCCTCTAAATGGAATCTTCACTAGAAGTTGAGGAAGTCCAAAACCATCGTCGCCGTGGCGCCATTCCCACCCTGGTCAGGACTGATGCTTGGGTACCGGAACAGCACCCCACAGGTCTGAAAGCACCTTATTATATCCATCCTCGGGGACCCCCATACCCCCACACCCACTGGAGCTTATCTGAGGAAACAACATTACCTTAGGTGACCCACTGGAAGTCAACCCCGAAGCCCCCCCTCACTGTACTTACTAGGTATTCTACAGTTTCCTGGCCTACATGTAGACCAAGTATTTAGTCAAGGAAATCCAGAATTGCCTACTTTTCCAGTTGGTGGTGAGTTAGCTGCCTTCCATGTATGTCCATTCTATCCAACACCCTTGTTAGGCTCCTGGGGGCTTTTCATGCAGTTGCCGAACAGTCTGTGTACCTGCACACGCCCCTTTGTGTGCATTTGGGCCCTTAACCCTTCAGGCCTCCATGTTCCTCTAAAGTGACACTGGCTATCAGCTTCCCCTCAAGCTCGGACGATGACCGGACTCTACCAGGTCTGTTCCCTCCGCAGCTCCGAACCGCCCCTCCACCCAGCCTCTCCGCCCCGCCTCTCCGCTACTCTGCCCTGTCACCCCCACCCCGCCTGTCTAAATGGATAGGACTAGGCTGTTCAAAGCTAACCCCCGTTGAGGCTTTCTCAGAGTCCTGTGGAGGATGACAAGAAAGCCAGCCAATCAATAGGCTGGAATTGACATTTGCCCACTCTAGTTCGGATGGGTTTATATCATCTTCAGCAGAACTAACTGTGTGGTGATGGCAAGccttttacatttgagtaatttagcaggCCAAACTCTGGACACATCTGCCTTCTTTACCAGACAGTCTACAGTGGGTGTGTACAAAGCTGTCAGCTTTAATCGAGAGCTGTAAGTGTATACTGACAACAGCTCAGACAGCTCCAGCTAACCTAGCTATTTCTTTTAGAAAGGCAAATTTTAGATGTACACTTTATggctttaaaataatgtaaacacaAATACTAAGACAACAAAGGCCTACAAAAACATCCAGGCAAAAAGATCAAACCTGTGAAGACCCGTGTTCActatgttttcccacttacaaagcatgtataggtctgtcattttttatcatagttacacttcaactgtgagtgacggaatctaaaacaaaaatccagaaaatcacattgtaagatttttaagtaattaatttgcattttattgcatgacaagtatttgatacatcagaaaagcagaacttactTTTTGGcacagaatcctttgtttgcaatttcgGAGATCATACGTTcgtgtagttcttgaccaggtttgcacacactgcagcagggattttggcccactcctccatacagaccatctccagacccttcaggtttcggggctgtcactgggcaatacagactttcagctcccaccaaagattttctattgggttcagatcaggagactggctaggccactccaggaccttgagatgcttcttacggagcctctccttagttgccctggctgtgtgtttcgggtcgttgtcatgctggaagacccagccacaacccatcatcaatgctcttactgagggaaggagatcacaagatctcgcgatacatggccccatccatcctcccctcaatacggtgcagtcgtcctgtcccctttgcagaaaagcatctccaaagaatgacgtttccacctccatgcttcacggttgggatggtgttcttggtgttgtactcatccttcttcttcctgcaaacacggcgagtggagttttgacctaaaagctctatttttgtctcatcagaccacatgaccttctccaattcctcctctaatggttttctttgagactgtggtcccagctctcttcaggtcattgaccaggtcctgccatgtagttctgggctgatccctcaccttcctcatgatcattgatgccccacgaagtgagatcttgcatggagccccagaccgagggagattgaccgtcatcttgaacttattcCATTTTCTATTCCATTTTCTTGAAttaattccatctctcacagttgaagtgtacctatgataaaaattacggacctttacatgctttgtaagtaggaaacactgccgattttgcaggttatcaaatacttgttctccccacagtatgtTGATGCAAGTTGTAAACACAGCACATGTGATGACAGCAATGTGAGCATGTCATCTGGGCAGGCGTTTCATGTTTCCATCTCCTGCCTGGCTCCAGTATATCCTGATGGTTTATCCAGCTGACATGTTGTGTGCTGTAGGACCCAGCTGGATGTCAGGAGTACAACATGAACCAGGTGCTCTGGCATTGTCTTCTCAGTTGGTACTGCGTACAGAACAACGACGGCCAGCTCTCCCAAGAGGCACACCACCTCATTCTGCTAAAAGATGAACTGCAGAAAGACAACTGGTTGGTTTGgagctttgtgtttttttaaaaatgtttcttcTAGAAGACTGGAATTGTTCGTCAGGGTAACACTATTCTAGTGGAGGCTGAGTGTGGGTTGTATATCACTCATATTCAAGTGTAGCGGTTGCTACTGATGTATCAGGGTTTTAGTATCATGTTAGTATCAACTGactattattataaaatatgtttctttCCAAATTCTTCAcattagtttatttattttgatacgTCTATATAAAATCCACAGGGTGGACTGTGCTTTGGGATTAATGGTTCTGGGCGAAGCTGCGAAGTCCTGCTCGTTGTGCCTTCAGATGTTGCTGAGTCTCCACATCAACcccaagacagagagagatgggattcTTGAAGAAAATGTAAAGCAAACATTATAGTGTGATTATGTAGATCCTGGACTAATTTCCTTTTATTCAAATTTCTTCAACAAGCatgctctttttttttatacaaaggCTTTATCTGGGTCTGGAAAAAGGGCATTTAAATTGTACATTGTCTCAcactccccccccccatctctctcctgccCCACTAAAAGTATGTAATTCCGTCTCAGGACAGTGTATCTCAGAGGAGTGGCTGGCCATGGCAGTTGGAACACATCTATATCAGCATGTTAGCAGACATATGCCTGCATAGCAGCAATGCAGAGATACAGAAAACAGCTCTGCTGGGCAGACAAACCCCTCAAGGGTATTATATTACAGATGGACTGCTGCAATGTCTCAAGTACTGTAAGTGGAGTATGTGACActgtcaaaaaacaaacaagcaattttgaaataaaatacacatcTATATTGGATTGTGGGGGAAACTTTCTTTAAACAATGACAGAGCTTGGGTTTCAAATTATCTTCACACTGAAAGTGGCATCTAAAGCAGTAATTCCTTGTCCAGGTTTCCTGTTGTCTGAGtcattttgaattgttttactGAGTGCGGTGTCATCTGTTCATTCACTAGCTGGTGCTGAGGACTGGCGACTGCGCTACAGTGCGGTTCAggctttggtgtgtgtgtgccgagGGCTCAGTGGAGCTGTGTTGCAGGACGGGCTGAGGAATGTGGCCTGGATTGCTCTGCAGGAACACCTGGGCCAAGAGACAGACCAGCGAGTTCGAGAGGCCTCCAGGATTATAGAGGTACTGAGTTCCTTATGTCTCTGAAATCTGGAATTTCTCTTAGTCAGGTCTGAGGGCTAGTAAAAACACTGGGCCTTTATAGCTCTAACGTCAACTtactcagaaaaaaaaaatgatagcCTTTGGCTTTTCATATATAACTGCGCCGGTTGGATACAAGATCTATCTTTCCATTTACAAAGTGTCGTCTACAATAATTAGAAGAGATTCTTTGAAGAAGGGGTTTAAATGTGAAGAACCCCAAAAATGATCCTCCACTTTAGCTTCGTTTTCACACACTCTTTGTTAGGTGAACTATAATGTGTTTCAGAATAATTTACACTGGTTATTACATCTAATCTAAACGGGGAAAAATGCCAGTTTGTTAGGATTAATGGATCCATTTAAAGATTAGCATATTTTATAATTACTGTGGTTACATTTTTCACACTATGTTGCTGAGCAGCCATTTCCACATTTACTAATTAAAAGCACAACTGCTAACATTAGTAACTTATCgatttaagcattttaaaatacatttgggtaTTCTAATACTTGGATGGAATGTGctatttttcttctttcctaGGCTGAAATTAATGTTCCGGAGTACATACTTTTCAGAGAGGGACGGAAGCCATCAGATCCTCGCGCTGCTAGCATACCTGGACATTTGATCACCTGGAGGTTAGCATGTACCCTCTCTCAGTT is drawn from Esox lucius isolate fEsoLuc1 chromosome 14, fEsoLuc1.pri, whole genome shotgun sequence and contains these coding sequences:
- the tmem232 gene encoding transmembrane protein 232 isoform X1 — its product is MPIMKVQVVHHLGIISQTQKEDLQKILKKTQAGVTITTDSKVTRNPFEIVTEQFIKQYNNSQASKKQEKFVELARQLLSRSKRRAGLKCMGEGDHVKLPLAWTELLLLGLCPGKIQNDALDSLLMSLDHAPVHADQIPVLFYLVESVLYWVCTDTSQKPYLYTCEVKILKLGYLVILRLFLFHISGNLSGYQKSKSHLCHFLKALCQCESIYEPHPNILHSVHFILRAGEIICGPGCFEKDSAPDPAGCQEYNMNQVLWHCLLSWYCVQNNDGQLSQEAHHLILLKDELQKDNWVDCALGLMVLGEAAKSCSLCLQMLLSLHINPKTERDGILEENYVIPSQDSVSQRSGWPWQLEHIYISMLADICLHSSNAEIQKTALLGRQTPQGYYITDGLLQCLKYSGAEDWRLRYSAVQALVCVCRGLSGAVLQDGLRNVAWIALQEHLGQETDQRVREASRIIEAEINVPEYILFREGRKPSDPRAASIPGHLITWRLACTLSQFFLSPKPLQVNHSTKAKKEPPPTTIRPWLKASSSTHKETLHSARKTERPTRHPEAGHSAQGGSKKHKSYIDFTERRDGDLMRVVEDQWQKVLHIKLAEEKDAEKDELENVQKEKEEHFKEIMRRRMEKVKKDTKPYELPASGRSTLMERDFIQSDKKDLWHALN
- the tmem232 gene encoding transmembrane protein 232 isoform X2; the encoded protein is MPIMKVQVVHHLGIISQTQKEDLQKILKKTQAGVTITTDSKVTRNPFEIVTEQFIKQYNNSQASKKQEKFVELARQLLSRSKRRAGLKCMGEGDHVKLPLAWTELLLLGLCPGKIQNDALDSLLMSLDHAPVHADQIPVLFYLVESVLYWVCTDTSQKPYLYTCEVKILKLGYLVILRLFLFHISGNLSGYQKSKSHLCHFLKALCQCESIYEPHPNILHSVHFILRAGEIICGPGCFEKDSAPDPAGCQEYNMNQVLWHCLLSWYCVQNNDGQLSQEAHHLILLKDELQKDNWVDCALGLMVLGEAAKSCSLCLQMLLSLHINPKTERDGILEENDSVSQRSGWPWQLEHIYISMLADICLHSSNAEIQKTALLGRQTPQGYYITDGLLQCLKYSGAEDWRLRYSAVQALVCVCRGLSGAVLQDGLRNVAWIALQEHLGQETDQRVREASRIIEAEINVPEYILFREGRKPSDPRAASIPGHLITWRLACTLSQFFLSPKPLQVNHSTKAKKEPPPTTIRPWLKASSSTHKETLHSARKTERPTRHPEAGHSAQGGSKKHKSYIDFTERRDGDLMRVVEDQWQKVLHIKLAEEKDAEKDELENVQKEKEEHFKEIMRRRMEKVKKDTKPYELPASGRSTLMERDFIQSDKKDLWHALN